The DNA segment AGACTTGTATACCACAAGGAATGAAGAATCATGCCTCAAAGAAACCTGTTCCTCACCTTGAGCCTCATGTCACGTGTATGCCTCTCCAGCTCCTTCCTCAGCTCCTCTTTTGACAGCTTTTCTACATCCAGCACCGAGTGTTTCCATTCGATCTGTTCTACGCTGTGCGGGTCGTGCGACACGTACTGACCAATTTTCACTTTGCGCAGTGTGTGCCAGTAACCCTTATAGGCGGTATGAAACTCCTGCAGCAGGTCGGCGAGGGTGCGGTACTCCAGCGGCTTGTACATCAGATCCGCGCGGCGGCTGATCCCGAGGGCCCCGAATCGGCCGCCGCTGTGAATCCCCAACACGATGTGGCGGAAGTGGCTCCCTGAGAACTGAGTTTTAAAGCTAATGGGGAAGCGTTCCACAGCTGACATACTGTTGGTGAGGTAACTGTAGGTCAGGGTAAGAAATAAAAGGTTCAATAGTCTTTTAGTGGCTTAAGGTTTTGTCTGGTTTTGGTCGGAATGCAAGTCCAATCAAAAGCAGATTTCTGACATAAATCCGTCTTAATATCACTGCCTTTTGTGTCGCTCAACATTTTGTGACTACAATATCCATCATGCGTTACATAAAACATCATTAGTCCCCATCATGAGCAACCGATCAGGAATTAAAAGAACAgtatacactgatcaggaacaacattatgaccacctgcctaatattgtgttggtctccctTTTGCCTCtgaaacagtcctgacccatcgagcattaacagcattaacttctttaacaatttgagctacagtagctcgtctgttggatcggaccacacgtgcATTAGtgagcctcggctgcccatgaccatgtcgccggttcaccactgttccttccttggattacttttgatagatactgaccactacagaccgggaacagcccacaagagctgcagtattggagatgctctgatccagtcgtctagaccAGTGTTTTTTGAGCCAAGGTACACTTTTtttcaatagaaaaaaaaatcacaaggcACACTACcaaccaaaaatataaaaaatgacacTCTGTAGCCTAATATATAATGACAATATAGTCTCGCAATTTATTTATACCCACTCAGTGTGACAGAGCTGATATCCTGGTGGGAATTGAAGAAAGCTCTCAGTCTCTCTccgtttttagtttttatagcAGTCAGGCTCGAAAAGCTTACCTCACACAGATATGTCGTGGAAAATAGGAGCAATGTTAAAATAGCTTTGTTTGACAGAATGGGGAACTCCTTAGCAGTAGTTGGCTAAAAACTGTCTAAAAGGTAGATCACCAAAGCTTAGCTTTAAACCATGATTTTGTCTCAGTTCAGTTAGTTCCTCCTGCTCCTGCAAAGTCATGTCCTTTCCAAAAGCTGTTGATGAGCTATATGGATCCCGAACCCAGTCAAGGCATTCAGTAGAGGctgaagagaaataaaagaacatCTTCTCCTCAAGAATTTCTAAATGTTCACCTATTATCTTGCAGAATGTAGCAGTGTTGACATCTTGCCATTTCTTGGTGAGTGGGAACATTTCAAGGTTGGCAGTTTCCACATGTAGTTGCCAGAGGTGCACCTTTGAGCGGAATCCATTAATTTCATCTGTACTTGTAAGCAGGTTTTCATTTTGACCTTGCATTCGTGTGTTAAATTTATTTAGATGAGGAAAAATATCTGCCAGGTATGCCAGCCTTGCACACCAATCATCATTTGCAAGCAGCTTTGCGTAATCGGACCCCCGTTTGTCAGAAACACTTGAAGTTTCTCCCGCAGCTCATACACATGGGCCAGCACCCTAATGCACGACAACCATCGGACCTCCGTATGCAACAAGGCTTTATGTTCCGCTCCCATTTCCTCACACAAGAAGGCAAGAAGGTCATGTCTTCACAAGGTTCGCACAACATCTTTTAACACAGGAAATAGGTCTGCTGGTAAAGTATTGGCAACGAGGGACTCACGGTGTAAAAAACAGTGCATAACAATCACATTTGGGTTTCTTTCCTTCACTATGCTTACAAAGCCCTTGGTGCGTCCGACCATGGCTGCGGCTGCGGTGCAGACACTCATGCAGTTTTCCCACTTAAGTCCTCCTTTTTCAAGATATTCTGATGTGACCTGAAAAATTTCctcgtgttgtttttttctggcaATGCCTTGCAAAATAGGTGCACGCCATCAAAGTTTCATATGCATGCATCACTAATTCTCTTGTCTCAAAATACAATCAACACAGTACAGTCAATTAGCTTACCCATTGCCGCCTACTGATATGGAAGAGTAATACATAATTACTCAGACATGACACAGACACTCGAATTCGTTTTAAAAATTTTCCCACCAATTAGGTAAAACTGTATAATTTCCCATGGTACACCAGACAATCTCTCACTAGTGTGCCGCGGTACAGTCGTTGAAAAACACtggtctagacatcacaattgggtcctcgtcaaactcgctcaaatccttacccttgtttctaacacatcaactctgaggacaaaatgttcacttgcagcataatgtatcccacccactaaccgGTGCCATGATggagaaataatcagtgttattcacttcacagatcataatgttatgactggTCGGTGTAGATAGAGAAGCAAATATTTACTACAAAGTGGTTATAATTCCATACAATCTATTCTGTACTCCAAGATGAATCATATACTACAAGATCTTGCCAATTACAGTTAAATTTAATCTTAGCAATTCAGTTAGACCAAACTACTTAAATAATTTGTATAGTATTTTCTATGctgctttgttttaaaaagcTAGACACATTTTTGCATTCACATTAAACATAAGGTTTGGCAAGCAGATCCGCTTTTGCCTTCAAGGTTTGTTTTACATCTTAGATCTCCAAGTTTACACTCATGTGGTATTAAAAACCATATGGAAAGAGTCTTTTCCCAGTGATGCAGctgacaaattgtgatgactaTGGGTTTGTGTTTCCCTCCCAAAATCTTCACCTTATCTCACAGCcataaaacatttctatttatcTGTATTATCCATGTGTTAGGCCAATGCTGTTCCACTGAATCTATATGCTGATATAAGAATGTGTGTAGAAGTCTGTGTGGAAGGATACATTCCAAGGATTACAGCCTCCAAACACTTGATCGGTAGACATTCTCTGGTCATTTCTTTTGCTTTGTCCATTAACCTGTGGCAGAAACAGACAGTGATCTCAAATATCAACATGCTCAGCTTTATCTATTGTTACCCGGAACAAAGGTTTCTGCTTGAGTTATCTCCTGTACTCAGTTTTCCCCTCGATAACACATTCATTTGCTccaaagtgtgtttgtgtgccgTGTCCTGTTTTTGGGGCGGCATCTAGTCAAGGGTGTATTTCTGTATTGTTCCCAATGATAAgactttacattttaaatacctCTGACCTGAATGAAGCAGTTGCTCATGATGAATGAAaggtaaataaacatataaaaatgctGAATGTGGAACTGAGACAGAGCTCTCAGCAAAGGTCTTTaaaatcccccccaaaaaaaaccctcaaaacatcttgcattaaaaataaaacactgacattTACAGCGGATGACACACATCTAGTGTAATATGATGCTGAAATCGAATTTCCTTCAGCTGATGTCATTGGCCATGTAAGAATTATCAGCCAATCCTTAAACATCCTCAGCTGTTTCCTTTGCATGTTTCTCAGCAGGCCAGAAACAGCAACAGGAACAAGACTCTTGCAAAGATATGAAACctcatgtgaaaataaaacctaTTCACATGCTTGTAATTTCCTTCCTAAAAACAGCTCGGATGAGTGTTTCCAGAATAATGCAAGCATTATAACACAACCATCCTGTTTCTACCAGGAAGACCAACTGTACCAGCAATAATGATGAGCACGGTCTATGCTGGGGCCTAAAGTAACCAGAAGACCACAAACCAGCATAAACCAGCTTGGGCCACTATGGGATTTAAATTTAtgctgttaatttatttatagcgGATTTGTACACTCTCCAGCCACATTATTAGGAACAGTTgtacattcatgcaattatttaTACAGGTCAAAAGCTTTTTCATgttattctttttaaacatcagaCAGGAAAAAAGTGTGATCTATGTGGCTTTAATGTGGCCATTTGCATACAGAATAAtgtaaaaaagcacaaaaacatcCAGCAAGCTCATACTATTGGTCAGAATAAAACGACCAGAATAGTTCAAgttaatagaaatgtaaacaacCACCCTTTACAACTATGGTCATGAGAAAAGCATTTTAGAATGCACAACACTTTGAAAATATACTACTAGTGGTCATTGGCTGCCACTGCCTTTTGCCAAAAACGTAAATCTGAAGCTACACTGGGCACAAATTTGCCTAAATTGGGCAGAGAAAAGACCCAAAGTCCTTGTCATCACCTCTAATCTCTGCTAAGCTGCTGTGGGACAAGggccattgttaaaaatgctatacaaataaaactgaattaaactgGAATGTATACATGATGCTGTGTATTTGGAAAATTCTACGGGAGTACGGGATCTTCGTAACAGTAGGTTTTGAATAACAAAGAATGGAAAAAACGAAAAGGAAAGATACTCACGCTGTGAGAGGTCTGCTCTTTTTGATCTCGAAAAATTGGGTTCCAGTATGATTGTATCTGTTTAAATACTGTTAAGTTAAATACACTTTAacgaaacagacacacacatccagAAACCACAGATTTATGTGGAACAAAATTAAACTCAAAGCACTCAAGATGTTTTAGGTCTAAATCTACAGCTGCAAGATCAATGGGTGCCATTAAATGTGTCGAGTTGAATATTGGAAGAAGGATACTGCAAGTCCCTGATGTATTTCTGTATGGCTTCCAAGCGATGTGGAATACTGGTGGTTGGCTGGTATGTAGGCACAGTAGGTACAGGAATCTGAGGGATTAAAAAGATAAGGCACGCCATTAACACGGGGGTGTAGTGAGTGCAGCTGCAGAACATCTCATTCGCTCTGACAGCAAATCCGCTCTTCAGGGCAAAACTCATGGCCAGAATCCTAATTGCTCACTTGCAAAGGAATGACATTAACAAAGAGACGTTGAGTACGTGCACAGAGCCAGCATTTAAAAGGAAGTGGATCTGTCACATTGGCTACGTGTTTAACCTTCtggccct comes from the Silurus meridionalis isolate SWU-2019-XX chromosome 8, ASM1480568v1, whole genome shotgun sequence genome and includes:
- the vash1 gene encoding tubulinyl-Tyr carboxypeptidase 1 → MPVTCCGRVHPCASPRRQIDKAGIGICQNQPKSKVPGIAMLRPALSLDEVEERDEEQEDDGEEDLRDGGILFIVNRGGLPVNEETWEQMWRHVTRIHPRGEEVEKRIRGATDLPKIPVPTVPTYQPTTSIPHRLEAIQKYIRDLQYNHTGTQFFEIKKSRPLTALMDKAKEMTRECLPIKCLEAVILGIYLTNSMSAVERFPISFKTQFSGSHFRHIVLGIHSGGRFGALGISRRADLMYKPLEYRTLADLLQEFHTAYKGYWHTLRKVKIGQYVSHDPHSVEQIEWKHSVLDVEKLSKEELRKELERHTRDMRLKIGKPAPVSPTKDRKKDMGSPLRNPGSPMRKTSRNERRLSGDKKALDSKASADMNGYQIRV